A window of the Butyricimonas faecalis genome harbors these coding sequences:
- a CDS encoding RNA polymerase sigma-70 factor: MDKSKEILMLFKENEERAFRELFNSFYDNLLLYAIQFLNDSETAKDVVQDCFVDFYVNKRFNFIRIGLEQYLFQAVKHRAIDHIRSQQRREHRHQIVMTEICENVSSTANEQNELEAIYVAINQLPEARRKIFTMIYLDGMKYQEVADKLSISINTVKKQMGRAFKTLRENLQGLSFTAILMIYFKRVFQK; this comes from the coding sequence ATGGACAAGTCGAAAGAAATATTAATGCTATTTAAAGAAAACGAAGAGCGTGCCTTTCGTGAACTTTTTAACTCGTTCTATGATAATTTATTGCTTTACGCCATTCAATTTTTGAATGATTCGGAAACAGCGAAAGATGTTGTCCAAGATTGTTTTGTCGATTTTTACGTGAACAAGCGTTTCAATTTTATTCGAATCGGTTTGGAACAATATTTATTCCAAGCCGTCAAACATCGTGCCATTGATCACATCCGAAGTCAACAACGTAGAGAACATCGCCATCAAATAGTCATGACTGAAATTTGCGAAAATGTATCCTCAACAGCAAACGAACAAAATGAATTGGAAGCGATCTACGTGGCCATTAATCAATTACCAGAAGCTCGTCGAAAAATATTCACGATGATTTACCTGGATGGGATGAAATACCAAGAAGTAGCAGATAAATTATCCATCAGTATCAATACCGTGAAAAAACAAATGGGAAGAGCTTTCAAAACTTTACGCGAAAACTTACAAGGCCTCTCGTTTACGGCTATTTTAATGATCTATTTTAAAAGGGTCTTTCAAAAATAG
- a CDS encoding helix-turn-helix domain-containing protein, producing the protein MEQIKVSDIRGYNEMVGAETLHPLVGVVDFSKLPPILFNSPQRMFGYYAIYLKGKKYTELHYGDSIYDYSEGALVFFAPGQVAGSEADGQYHQVQGHVLMFHPDLLSGTPLQGIMSQYTYFSYNTNEALFPSEREKRLLVDIFDKIDDELHTDNPSLLIITDYIKVVLDYCLHAYDRQFKAFPAASNGTLVRFEQLCNDYYDSRLPLTNGLLTVQYCADKLCFSVNYFSDFIRKTTGLSPQKHIQQKTFSKAKELLLTTSKRINEIAHELGFQQPQNFTNWFKKMAHCSPNAYRNK; encoded by the coding sequence ATGGAACAAATAAAGGTGAGTGACATCCGCGGTTATAACGAGATGGTGGGGGCTGAGACATTGCATCCACTTGTGGGAGTTGTTGACTTCAGCAAACTTCCGCCTATTTTGTTCAACAGTCCACAACGCATGTTCGGATATTATGCCATATACCTGAAGGGGAAAAAATACACAGAACTACATTATGGCGACAGCATTTACGACTACAGTGAGGGCGCATTGGTGTTCTTTGCTCCGGGACAAGTGGCTGGTTCCGAAGCTGATGGCCAGTATCATCAAGTGCAAGGTCATGTGCTGATGTTTCATCCCGACTTGCTCTCCGGCACTCCATTACAGGGAATCATGTCGCAATATACTTATTTCTCATACAACACGAACGAGGCTCTCTTTCCTTCTGAACGAGAGAAACGACTTCTTGTAGATATTTTTGACAAGATAGACGATGAACTTCATACCGACAATCCTAGTTTGCTCATCATCACCGATTACATAAAAGTGGTCCTCGATTATTGCCTTCATGCCTACGACCGCCAGTTCAAAGCCTTTCCCGCGGCAAGCAATGGCACTCTTGTACGTTTCGAGCAACTCTGCAATGACTACTACGACAGCAGGCTACCCCTTACCAACGGATTGCTTACCGTGCAATATTGTGCCGACAAACTCTGTTTTTCCGTCAATTATTTCAGCGATTTCATACGCAAAACCACTGGTCTTTCACCCCAGAAACATATCCAACAAAAGACTTTCTCAAAAGCAAAGGAGTTGCTATTGACCACATCGAAGCGCATCAACGAAATAGCCCATGAGCTTGGTTTCCAACAACCACAAAACTTCACCAACTGGTTCAAAAAAATGGCACACTGCTCACCTAATGCTTATCGGAACAAATAA
- a CDS encoding SusC/RagA family TonB-linked outer membrane protein codes for MKFVIIILVVTCLSARANVFSQRMIVNIDLQDVSLNQLFKELSKQTRCDFLYNHTLLKTKGSLNIKASNKPLEQLLGEILPGFGLEYFLDDNVVIIRECSKSTDEKKSLTINGRVTDEQKNPLPGVTIIVKGLKVGTSTDVNGKFKIYIPGVEECTLFFSFIGMETQEVKYSGKDSLHVVMKESSEQLEEVIVNTGYERIDPRKTTSAIQSIKAEDIVVSGLTSIDQMLEGHVPGMIFMQNTGQIGATPRLRIRGTSTVLGSQEPLWVIDGIVQENPVDVDPQQINDLDFVNLLGNAITGLNPEDISQIDILKDASATALYGAKAANGVIVITTKKGKQGPPTLSYSLSGSFMRRPHYSDNSVYMMNSKERIDFSRELIEKRVTYPQVTSWMGYEKPLRNYWSGLISFEEMQKEVGYYESVNTDWFDILMQNSFSHKHTLSLSGGSSALRYYVSAGFADTRGNIKGEENKQYTANINLTANYQRISIRFGFNGNVMKKKYTPNDVEVPKYAYETTRALPAYNEDGSLWFYSKDTGYAYRDYNIINDVNNTSQDIRSSGLTVTASLDYQFNEALKASFTASYSTNNTTQEIWHGENSFYAEILRRPQYNGTDKNGMPFGGELQYQNTERYAYTVRGQINFNKTIDAEQKHLITSSIGGEVSSNQYFGLDQTFRGYLKERGKKMAGTDLSEYPYFEEWKGSDPKALGVWTDKLTNMASTFATFSYTYNNLYTLNANVRLDASNRFGSRANEKLAPIWSVSARWNIKDDLLPYTKWISSIALRGSFGYQGNMLDTESAKLVLTRGGLDPNFEEYESYVSSYPNPNLKWEKTESYNLTLDFSLFKGRINGNFTYFYKNTKNAFLSKTISAINGVNNWVVNQGTLKNQGLEGSLSLTIIDSKSRNANGFRWTMSPNIGQIFNKVSGNSKDQTLTNEITYSGFLDGSVEIQGRPLNSFYSYKFYGLNASNGLPMFYGSDRYQYVGNQKVDLLKKYQELSPSEVFTDVMEYSGTRVPTLQGGVQNSLSWRRFSVSLNLTYSFGSKIRLLKMYPNVNSDFNTIAPQPTDNVRKEFLSRWRQPGDELHTNVPGIVSSSEFTSTLNTWMWWYSLKNTNGESIKFAGNIWDMYDNSNLRTVSGDFVKIQSLSIRYNFPDDICKQLRIKSAYIGFTGTNLHTFCNKKLKGQDPATQDGIAPTINMSLRPTYSFNLNVSF; via the coding sequence ATGAAATTTGTTATTATCATTTTAGTCGTGACTTGCTTATCTGCACGGGCAAACGTGTTCTCCCAACGCATGATAGTAAACATTGACTTACAAGATGTTTCTCTAAATCAACTTTTCAAAGAGTTGAGCAAACAAACCCGATGTGATTTCCTATACAATCACACGTTACTCAAAACAAAAGGGAGTTTAAATATAAAAGCTTCGAACAAGCCACTCGAGCAATTACTCGGTGAAATTTTACCCGGTTTTGGCTTGGAGTATTTTCTAGATGACAACGTGGTGATCATTCGGGAATGTTCAAAATCTACTGATGAGAAGAAGTCACTAACGATTAACGGGAGGGTGACGGATGAACAGAAGAATCCGTTACCGGGTGTTACCATTATCGTGAAAGGATTAAAAGTAGGTACCAGCACGGATGTCAACGGAAAGTTTAAAATCTACATCCCCGGAGTAGAGGAATGTACCTTGTTTTTCTCTTTTATCGGGATGGAGACACAAGAGGTAAAATATTCCGGCAAAGACTCCTTACACGTGGTGATGAAAGAGTCCTCGGAACAACTGGAAGAGGTTATCGTCAACACGGGATACGAACGCATTGACCCGAGAAAAACGACAAGTGCCATTCAATCCATTAAAGCAGAAGATATCGTTGTATCGGGACTAACCTCCATCGACCAGATGTTGGAAGGACATGTACCGGGTATGATTTTCATGCAAAACACGGGGCAAATCGGAGCCACCCCTCGTCTACGAATCCGGGGGACGTCAACCGTGTTGGGATCGCAAGAACCATTGTGGGTCATCGATGGTATCGTACAAGAGAATCCGGTGGATGTGGATCCTCAACAAATTAACGACTTGGATTTCGTCAACTTGCTCGGTAACGCCATCACGGGTTTGAATCCGGAAGATATATCTCAAATCGACATTTTGAAAGATGCCTCCGCAACCGCTTTATACGGAGCCAAAGCCGCTAATGGCGTCATTGTCATCACGACAAAAAAAGGGAAACAAGGCCCACCCACTCTTTCTTATTCGCTATCCGGCTCGTTTATGAGACGCCCCCATTATTCGGACAACAGTGTTTACATGATGAATTCCAAAGAACGTATTGATTTTTCCCGGGAACTTATCGAGAAACGGGTCACGTACCCGCAAGTCACCTCATGGATGGGATATGAAAAACCATTACGGAATTACTGGTCCGGTCTGATCTCATTTGAAGAGATGCAAAAAGAAGTGGGATATTATGAATCGGTGAACACCGATTGGTTTGATATCCTCATGCAAAATTCTTTCTCTCACAAACACACGTTAAGTCTCTCGGGTGGAAGTTCTGCCCTACGTTACTACGTGTCTGCAGGATTCGCTGATACACGCGGAAATATCAAAGGTGAAGAGAATAAACAATACACGGCAAACATCAATTTAACGGCTAATTACCAACGTATATCCATTCGTTTCGGCTTCAATGGAAACGTGATGAAAAAGAAATACACGCCCAATGACGTGGAAGTACCCAAATATGCTTACGAGACAACACGCGCATTACCGGCCTACAATGAAGACGGAAGTTTATGGTTCTATTCGAAAGACACTGGTTACGCTTACCGGGATTACAACATAATCAACGATGTAAATAATACTTCTCAAGATATCCGTTCCTCAGGATTAACCGTAACAGCATCGCTGGACTATCAATTCAACGAGGCATTAAAAGCATCTTTTACGGCCTCGTACTCCACCAATAACACGACTCAAGAAATTTGGCATGGAGAAAATTCATTTTATGCCGAGATCCTACGACGTCCCCAATACAACGGAACTGACAAGAACGGGATGCCTTTCGGTGGAGAACTCCAGTATCAAAATACAGAACGTTACGCTTACACTGTTCGCGGGCAAATCAATTTCAACAAAACCATTGATGCAGAACAAAAACATTTAATTACTTCTTCCATCGGGGGTGAAGTTTCTTCCAATCAATACTTCGGATTAGACCAGACATTTAGAGGTTATTTGAAAGAAAGAGGGAAAAAAATGGCAGGAACAGATTTGTCCGAGTATCCCTATTTTGAAGAATGGAAAGGTAGCGATCCCAAAGCACTAGGGGTATGGACCGATAAATTAACCAACATGGCCTCCACATTTGCCACGTTCTCGTACACCTACAATAATCTTTACACGTTAAACGCAAATGTCCGGTTGGATGCATCCAATCGTTTCGGTTCTCGTGCCAACGAAAAATTAGCTCCTATCTGGTCGGTTTCGGCCCGTTGGAATATAAAAGATGATTTACTTCCATACACCAAGTGGATTTCCTCCATTGCCTTGAGAGGCTCTTTCGGATACCAAGGTAATATGCTGGATACGGAATCTGCAAAACTAGTATTAACAAGAGGCGGATTGGATCCCAATTTCGAAGAATATGAATCTTATGTCTCCAGCTACCCGAATCCAAACCTGAAATGGGAAAAAACAGAGTCTTACAACCTGACCTTAGATTTCAGTCTATTCAAAGGACGTATTAACGGAAATTTCACTTATTTCTATAAAAACACGAAGAATGCTTTTCTATCGAAAACAATTTCCGCTATTAACGGGGTCAACAACTGGGTCGTAAATCAAGGTACGTTAAAGAATCAAGGATTGGAAGGATCATTAAGCCTAACCATTATAGACTCGAAATCCCGCAATGCCAACGGTTTCCGTTGGACGATGAGTCCCAATATCGGACAAATCTTCAATAAAGTTAGCGGAAACTCAAAAGATCAAACGTTAACAAACGAAATCACTTACTCCGGCTTCCTGGATGGTTCCGTGGAAATACAAGGACGCCCGTTAAATTCATTCTACTCGTATAAATTTTATGGTTTGAACGCATCCAACGGCTTACCCATGTTCTACGGATCGGATCGCTATCAATACGTCGGAAATCAAAAAGTTGACCTCTTAAAAAAATACCAGGAGTTGAGTCCCAGCGAAGTTTTCACCGATGTAATGGAATATTCGGGAACAAGGGTTCCTACATTACAAGGTGGTGTACAGAATTCTTTATCTTGGAGACGCTTCTCTGTTTCCTTGAATCTGACATACAGCTTCGGATCAAAAATCCGACTATTAAAAATGTATCCCAACGTGAATTCAGACTTCAACACGATAGCTCCCCAACCGACCGATAATGTTCGCAAAGAATTCCTGTCAAGATGGAGACAGCCGGGAGATGAATTACACACGAATGTGCCGGGTATTGTCTCTTCTTCCGAATTTACAAGTACCCTAAACACTTGGATGTGGTGGTATTCATTAAAAAATACAAACGGAGAATCCATCAAGTTTGCCGGAAACATTTGGGATATGTATGACAACTCGAATTTACGAACCGTTAGCGGGGATTTCGTGAAAATTCAATCTTTAAGTATACGTTATAATTTCCCCGACGATATTTGCAAACAACTCCGGATTAAATCGGCTTATATCGGCTTTACCGGCACGAATCTACACACATTTTGCAATAAAAAATTAAAAGGACAAGATCCGGCAACACAAGACGGGATAGCCCCGACAATCAACATGTCGCTTCGACCTACTTATTCTTTTAATCTCAATGTTTCATTCTAA
- a CDS encoding FecR family protein, with product MENIDEIIAARLAKESLSQEEINSLDEWLSQSKSHKHIYSRLETMAERGKLLQEDHRDHNLVYHEILNKILQKKKKQQKLIIHSIAASITLLIGLFFLFQQEPEQPVFSHNSFSEPIKPGSPKAKLTLEDGKSIDIEVSEESVILADSLVKIENKGNMLVYSSEKMEKVAYNTLSIPLGAEYCVMLPDNTKVFLNSGSELRYPVAFNNNSREVFLQGEAYFEVQKDSTKEFIVHTDQMKIRVLGTSFNVKAYPEQDMIATTLTEGKIQISCDSQLYNIIPGMQLTYHKRNRETNIQEVDTELYTSWKNGYYKFEEMPLEEIMSTLSRWYNLEIFYQSPAKKMIIFTGQLKRYDDVTQLLRKFEETHEVEFLINGKCITVK from the coding sequence ATGGAAAATATAGACGAAATTATCGCGGCTCGATTAGCAAAAGAGTCCCTTTCACAAGAGGAAATAAACTCGTTGGACGAATGGTTATCTCAATCAAAATCTCATAAACATATCTATTCCCGCTTGGAAACAATGGCAGAAAGAGGAAAACTCTTACAAGAAGATCATCGAGACCATAACCTGGTTTATCATGAAATCTTGAATAAGATTCTCCAGAAAAAAAAGAAACAACAAAAACTTATCATACATTCTATCGCGGCAAGCATCACGTTGCTCATCGGATTATTCTTCCTATTTCAACAGGAACCTGAGCAACCAGTATTCTCTCACAATTCCTTCTCGGAACCTATCAAGCCCGGCTCTCCCAAGGCAAAATTAACCTTAGAAGATGGTAAGAGCATTGACATCGAGGTTTCTGAAGAAAGTGTTATTCTGGCCGACAGCCTGGTTAAAATTGAAAACAAGGGCAACATGCTGGTTTATTCTTCAGAGAAGATGGAAAAAGTGGCATACAATACGCTTTCAATCCCTCTAGGCGCTGAATATTGCGTGATGTTACCGGACAACACGAAAGTATTTCTGAATTCAGGGTCAGAACTCCGTTATCCTGTGGCATTCAACAACAATTCAAGGGAAGTTTTCCTGCAAGGAGAGGCTTATTTCGAAGTACAGAAAGATTCGACCAAAGAGTTTATTGTCCACACGGATCAAATGAAAATCCGCGTTTTGGGAACTTCATTTAACGTGAAGGCCTATCCGGAACAGGATATGATAGCAACAACGTTAACAGAAGGAAAGATACAAATAAGTTGTGACTCCCAATTATATAATATCATCCCAGGTATGCAACTGACCTACCACAAGAGAAACAGGGAAACAAATATTCAAGAAGTAGATACCGAATTGTACACCTCATGGAAAAATGGGTATTACAAATTTGAAGAAATGCCTCTCGAAGAGATCATGTCTACCTTATCCCGGTGGTATAACCTTGAAATCTTTTATCAAAGTCCAGCCAAAAAAATGATCATATTCACAGGACAATTAAAACGTTATGATGATGTTACCCAGTTATTACGCAAATTTGAAGAGACCCATGAAGTCGAGTTCTTGATAAATGGTAAATGTATTACCGTAAAATAA
- a CDS encoding MFS transporter: MKKTSVDDRRKRILIALVLSSYLVVGIDGSLVITAIAEIASDLHMGSMAMSWVQNAYVLAFGGFMLAGGRLGDIYGRKLTFCISIVLFCIGSLGAGLSQTAPLMIASRFVQGVGSAAMAPAALGLIVDYFQGQERVKVVAWYGSISGLGLCVGLVLGGAITSYSSWRWGFLVNIPITLIMLSYAAKWLHKGTKAEGHLDVSGTILSAIAIFAFVYAIDGAKNPWMWLFVVGICLSVFIKVERKAKLPIVPACLFHSRNRCNGYASRLMLIGALMGYNFALSVFLQSSFGFTPLQTGCSFLPMTVTTFLGALAMPRLVERHGNLPILLVGLVLLVVGFVWLAKIESNSSYLFSIALPMIFIGFGQGLAMSPLTNLGIEGVDSKDTGAASGFVNVTHQIGGAIGLSLMVSTSESIIDSTMRFSHCMMVATLLILLALLITLFIQHAKISSKMYESFKLLFKNFFIIMAIMIYACPANAKDNRKVSSTSHTRPLIIQEQGSFAFGGIVITDSMGHLFHGDHAYVFFQKPVAPREYPVVMIHGIHEGPKTWETTPDGREGYQNLLLRRNFSTYNVTMPRRGNAGRGTVGMEVVPAFDEQTWYVKWRIGIYPDYFDNVQFSRSKEAINQFMRQMTPETGPTDFEHNSSTIASLCDSLGGVILMPHSQGVMHTWKILPKTSHVKAVIALEGGGYFSFPTDGPRPKTHEKEGLEYIMVSPEVFEAFTHTPMLLLYGDNIPTSPTGVYELDVWTTRLSLARQWAEAVNRRGGDVTVVHLPEVGIKGNTHFPMSDLNNVEVLDFICKWLHEKRLDK; encoded by the coding sequence ATGAAAAAAACTTCAGTAGACGATAGGCGCAAGCGTATATTGATTGCGCTTGTACTCTCAAGCTATTTGGTGGTGGGCATTGATGGTTCACTTGTGATAACGGCGATAGCAGAAATAGCCTCCGATTTGCATATGGGCAGCATGGCGATGTCGTGGGTGCAGAATGCTTACGTCCTTGCCTTTGGCGGATTCATGCTGGCAGGTGGACGATTGGGTGACATCTATGGGCGTAAACTGACGTTCTGTATCTCGATCGTATTATTCTGCATCGGTTCGTTAGGGGCGGGATTGTCTCAGACGGCACCATTGATGATTGCCTCACGTTTTGTGCAAGGTGTAGGTTCTGCGGCAATGGCACCTGCTGCTCTCGGACTGATTGTCGATTATTTCCAAGGACAAGAAAGAGTAAAAGTAGTGGCCTGGTATGGCAGTATTTCGGGATTGGGGCTGTGCGTGGGACTGGTGCTTGGCGGTGCCATTACTAGTTACAGCTCATGGCGTTGGGGATTCTTGGTGAATATTCCCATAACACTGATCATGCTTTCGTATGCAGCAAAATGGTTGCATAAGGGCACCAAAGCAGAGGGGCACTTGGACGTATCGGGAACAATCTTGTCCGCGATAGCCATATTTGCTTTTGTCTATGCCATTGATGGAGCGAAGAATCCTTGGATGTGGCTGTTTGTGGTTGGTATCTGCTTGTCCGTATTCATAAAAGTGGAGCGAAAGGCAAAACTACCGATTGTTCCAGCTTGTCTGTTTCATTCGCGTAACAGATGCAATGGTTATGCGTCTCGGCTGATGCTTATAGGGGCCTTGATGGGCTACAATTTTGCCCTATCCGTGTTTCTGCAAAGTAGTTTTGGCTTCACTCCGTTGCAAACAGGATGCTCGTTCTTGCCTATGACGGTAACCACGTTTTTGGGAGCTTTGGCAATGCCACGACTGGTAGAACGGCACGGTAATCTTCCTATCCTGCTTGTCGGGCTTGTGTTACTTGTTGTCGGCTTCGTGTGGCTTGCAAAAATTGAGAGTAACAGTTCTTATTTGTTCTCAATCGCTTTGCCCATGATATTCATTGGTTTCGGGCAAGGACTTGCCATGAGTCCACTCACTAACCTCGGCATAGAGGGGGTTGATAGCAAGGACACTGGTGCGGCATCGGGATTCGTGAACGTGACTCATCAGATTGGCGGTGCCATAGGATTGTCGCTCATGGTCTCGACATCAGAAAGCATCATAGACAGCACGATGCGTTTCAGCCATTGCATGATGGTTGCCACTTTGCTCATTTTATTGGCTCTCCTTATAACCTTATTCATTCAACACGCTAAAATTTCAAGTAAAATGTACGAATCGTTCAAATTATTATTCAAGAACTTTTTTATCATTATGGCGATAATGATTTATGCTTGTCCAGCAAACGCGAAAGACAATCGAAAAGTTTCAAGTACTTCGCACACACGGCCGCTCATCATACAAGAGCAAGGCAGTTTTGCCTTTGGCGGCATCGTTATTACCGACAGCATGGGACATCTGTTTCATGGCGACCATGCCTATGTTTTCTTTCAAAAGCCTGTGGCTCCACGCGAGTATCCGGTTGTAATGATTCACGGTATACATGAAGGTCCGAAGACTTGGGAGACTACCCCTGATGGGCGAGAGGGGTATCAGAATCTTCTATTGCGCAGAAATTTCAGCACATACAACGTGACGATGCCTCGTCGTGGAAATGCCGGGCGCGGTACGGTAGGGATGGAGGTTGTTCCTGCATTTGATGAACAGACCTGGTACGTTAAATGGCGCATCGGAATATATCCTGACTATTTTGACAATGTGCAGTTCAGCCGGAGCAAGGAAGCGATTAACCAGTTTATGCGACAAATGACGCCCGAAACGGGACCAACCGATTTTGAGCACAACTCATCAACCATTGCTTCGCTTTGCGATAGTCTGGGTGGTGTGATTCTTATGCCACACTCGCAAGGCGTGATGCACACTTGGAAGATTCTACCTAAGACAAGCCATGTGAAGGCTGTGATTGCTCTGGAGGGTGGTGGATATTTTTCTTTCCCGACAGATGGGCCACGTCCAAAGACTCATGAGAAGGAAGGTCTTGAATACATCATGGTTTCACCCGAAGTGTTCGAAGCGTTCACTCATACCCCGATGCTACTCCTCTATGGAGACAACATCCCGACCAGTCCGACAGGCGTTTATGAACTTGATGTATGGACTACAAGATTGAGCCTTGCCCGCCAATGGGCAGAAGCCGTGAATCGCCGTGGCGGAGATGTCACCGTTGTTCATTTGCCCGAAGTCGGTATCAAGGGAAACACCCACTTTCCCATGTCAGACTTGAATAATGTGGAGGTACTTGACTTCATCTGCAAATGGTTGCACGAAAAGAGATTGGATAAGTAA